A single Sporosarcina sp. FSL W8-0480 DNA region contains:
- the argF gene encoding ornithine carbamoyltransferase, translated as MHLSAVNIGHNIEDQLKGRDMLTLLDYTNEEIAYLLHKALLMKKETLSGKMPPILPGKTLGMIFEKHSTRTRISFEVGMVQLGGHAMFMNARDLQIGRGESIHDTGKVLSEYLDGVMIRANSHGAVEELAKHSSIPIINGLTDLFHPCQALADLLTMVEVKGSIFGKRLAYVGDGNNVAHSLVIGAANMGMHIAVATPVGFEFNQKLFTLAQKIAIANGGSVIQTYDPVEAVENADVVYTDVWTSMGQEEEAAHRLEAFKDFQINDKLVSHAKNDYMFLHCLPAHREEEVATSVIDGPNSYVFQQAGNRLHAQKAVLATVLK; from the coding sequence ATGCATTTATCGGCAGTGAATATCGGGCATAATATAGAGGATCAGTTAAAAGGGCGCGACATGTTAACGTTATTAGATTACACAAATGAAGAAATCGCCTATCTATTGCACAAAGCATTACTCATGAAAAAAGAAACACTCTCAGGCAAAATGCCCCCCATTTTGCCGGGGAAAACTCTCGGCATGATTTTTGAAAAACATTCCACAAGAACAAGAATTTCATTCGAAGTCGGTATGGTTCAGCTTGGCGGGCATGCAATGTTCATGAACGCAAGAGACTTACAAATTGGCCGTGGCGAGTCGATACATGACACAGGAAAAGTATTATCAGAGTACTTGGACGGTGTGATGATACGCGCAAATTCCCATGGGGCTGTAGAGGAGCTGGCAAAGCATTCATCAATCCCAATCATCAATGGTTTGACGGATCTATTCCATCCATGTCAGGCACTTGCGGATTTATTGACAATGGTAGAAGTGAAAGGCTCGATTTTCGGTAAAAGACTCGCTTATGTAGGGGACGGAAATAACGTTGCACACTCATTAGTCATCGGCGCTGCGAACATGGGCATGCATATTGCAGTTGCTACACCTGTTGGATTCGAATTCAACCAAAAACTTTTCACGCTTGCGCAAAAAATTGCTATTGCAAACGGTGGATCGGTGATTCAAACGTATGATCCAGTTGAAGCTGTCGAAAATGCGGATGTCGTCTATACGGACGTCTGGACCAGCATGGGGCAAGAAGAAGAGGCGGCACATCGTCTTGAGGCCTTTAAGGATTTTCAGATTAATGACAAACTGGTCAGTCATGCGAAAAATGATTACATGTTTTTACACTGCTTGCCTGCACATCGGGAAGAAGAAGTAGCCACTTCTGTAATCGATGGCCCGAACTCCTACGTGTTCCAACAGGCAGGAAATCGATTGCACGCTCAGAAAGCTGTGTTAGCTACTGTTTTAAAATAA
- a CDS encoding M42 family metallopeptidase → MGKQLDETLVMLKDLTDAKGIPGNEREPREVMKKYIEPFADEIEYDGLGSLIAKKTGVAEGPKVMVTGHLDEVGFMISKIDDKGFLSFQTVGGWWSQVMLAQRVTIVTRKGDTVTGVIGSKPPHILSPEARKKPVDIKDMFIDIGATSKEEVMEWGVMPGDMVVPYFEFTVMNNEKYLLAKAWDNRIGCAIAIDVMKALKDENHPNIVFGVGAVQEEIGLRGAKTAAAKVKPDIAFAVDVGIAGDTPGVTSKEASSKMGDGPQILLFDASMVSHKGLRDLVVDTAEEHGIPYQFDVIPGGGTDAGSIHVSGNGVPSLAICIATRYIHSHAAMLHRDDYENAVKLIVEVIKKLDKDTVHRITFE, encoded by the coding sequence ATGGGGAAACAACTTGATGAAACATTGGTAATGTTAAAAGACTTAACAGATGCGAAAGGAATTCCTGGTAATGAACGCGAACCTCGCGAAGTAATGAAGAAATATATCGAGCCATTTGCGGACGAAATCGAATATGATGGACTCGGTTCTTTAATTGCGAAGAAAACAGGTGTTGCAGAAGGCCCGAAAGTAATGGTCACAGGCCATTTGGATGAAGTCGGATTTATGATTTCCAAGATTGACGACAAAGGATTCCTTTCCTTCCAAACAGTTGGCGGATGGTGGTCCCAAGTCATGCTTGCTCAACGGGTTACAATCGTGACACGTAAAGGGGACACAGTAACTGGTGTAATCGGTTCGAAGCCACCACATATCCTCTCTCCGGAAGCACGTAAAAAGCCGGTAGACATTAAGGACATGTTCATCGATATCGGTGCAACTTCCAAAGAGGAAGTTATGGAGTGGGGAGTAATGCCTGGCGACATGGTCGTTCCGTACTTTGAATTCACAGTCATGAACAATGAAAAATACTTGCTTGCAAAAGCTTGGGATAACCGAATCGGTTGTGCAATTGCAATCGACGTCATGAAAGCATTGAAAGACGAGAATCACCCGAATATCGTATTCGGTGTAGGCGCTGTTCAAGAGGAAATCGGATTACGTGGCGCGAAAACAGCAGCTGCGAAAGTGAAACCGGATATTGCATTTGCAGTTGATGTTGGCATTGCTGGAGATACTCCTGGAGTAACTTCTAAAGAAGCGTCAAGTAAAATGGGCGATGGTCCTCAAATTCTTCTTTTTGACGCTTCAATGGTGTCCCATAAAGGTTTACGTGATCTTGTCGTTGACACAGCGGAAGAGCACGGCATCCCTTATCAATTCGATGTGATTCCTGGCGGCGGAACAGATGCTGGATCAATCCATGTGAGCGGTAATGGTGTTCCATCACTCGCAATCTGTATCGCAACTCGTTATATCCACTCCCATGCAGCAATGTTGCATAGAGACGATTACGAAAATGCAGTGAAGCTGATCGTTGAAGTCATTAAGAAGCTTGATAAAGACACTGTACACCGCATTACATTTGAATAA
- a CDS encoding diaminopimelate dehydrogenase, giving the protein MDSEIRIGIVGYGNLGKGVESAISQNGDLTLSAVFTRRNPAELKVNSEVPVLSLDDVESYVNDIDVLILCGGSKKDLPEQGPALSKLFNTVDSFDTHAKIPEYFEAVDASAKPNGKTAIISVGWDPGLFSINRLYGESILPEGATYTFWGKGLSQGHSDAVRRIKGVKGAVQYTIPVEAAVDKVRSGSQPELTTREKHTRECFVVLEEGADANQVEQDIVTMPDYFADYDTTVNFISEAQLKEEHGAMPHGGFVIRSGKTGESNKQVMEFSLTLESNPEFTSSVLVAYARAAYKLNKNGETGAKTVFDVAPGLLSPKSAHELRKELL; this is encoded by the coding sequence ATGGACTCGGAAATTCGAATTGGAATCGTTGGATACGGCAATTTAGGTAAAGGTGTAGAATCAGCGATCTCTCAAAATGGTGATTTAACACTTTCGGCTGTCTTTACAAGAAGGAATCCAGCAGAGCTGAAAGTGAATAGTGAAGTTCCCGTTCTTTCGTTGGATGACGTTGAAAGCTATGTAAATGACATCGATGTTTTAATTCTATGCGGTGGATCTAAAAAAGATTTGCCGGAACAAGGTCCCGCACTGTCGAAATTGTTTAATACAGTTGATAGCTTCGATACACATGCGAAAATTCCTGAGTATTTTGAAGCAGTCGACGCTTCAGCCAAGCCGAACGGAAAAACTGCAATCATTTCGGTTGGCTGGGATCCGGGTTTATTTTCCATCAATCGTCTATATGGTGAATCAATTCTTCCGGAAGGCGCAACCTACACATTCTGGGGCAAAGGTTTAAGCCAAGGTCATTCGGATGCTGTCAGAAGGATCAAAGGAGTGAAGGGAGCTGTCCAGTATACAATCCCTGTGGAAGCGGCTGTCGATAAGGTGAGAAGTGGCTCCCAACCTGAACTCACAACTCGTGAAAAACATACACGCGAATGCTTTGTCGTTCTTGAAGAAGGAGCTGATGCAAACCAAGTTGAACAGGACATTGTGACGATGCCCGATTACTTTGCGGACTATGACACGACAGTGAATTTCATAAGCGAAGCGCAATTGAAAGAGGAGCATGGAGCGATGCCTCATGGCGGATTTGTCATTCGTAGCGGTAAAACAGGCGAGTCTAACAAGCAGGTAATGGAATTCTCACTGACGTTAGAAAGTAATCCTGAATTCACTTCAAGTGTACTTGTTGCTTATGCACGTGCGGCTTATAAATTGAATAAAAACGGTGAGACCGGCGCAAAAACTGTATTCGACGTTGCACCAGGATTACTATCACCGAAGAGTGCTCACGAACTCCGTAAAGAGTTGCTATAA
- a CDS encoding MFS transporter, giving the protein MRAFVYLIVFFSFFDLFSQLPIMSPFAFSLGASSFMTGLAVGMYSFSNTIGNVISGFLTDKRGPFIILLVGLFASGVSLLLYTLAIGPTSLLGIRFVHGFMEGLIVPAAFTFLANRAEESKRGRSVAISGAFVGMAAIFGPAYSGIVATKTSAPFIMSVNGIIMFILAIFAFFLLRSFTYEKKQQGKSTKHFRVRYLFKHPGMVRAFAGAFFLMFSQGVLALVLPLKVEALGFDAKTTGMLLSTFGIVAILIFLLPINRVFDKVRPMITLAFGITMMGLSMLFLSQVTELSLHYVAMMLYGIGFSFLFPSINSLLIDSSTAEFRGKAYGYFYAFFSIGVVAGSSLIGFLDLTFKGGFMLTGIILLAVALYTILGMKRNLQLTAE; this is encoded by the coding sequence ATGCGTGCGTTCGTTTATTTAATCGTTTTCTTCTCATTTTTCGATTTGTTTTCACAGCTTCCGATCATGAGTCCATTTGCCTTTTCATTAGGCGCATCGTCTTTCATGACTGGTCTGGCGGTGGGGATGTATTCATTTTCTAATACAATCGGAAATGTCATCTCGGGTTTTCTGACAGATAAAAGAGGACCGTTTATCATTCTGTTAGTCGGCCTGTTTGCGTCAGGAGTATCACTGCTACTATATACACTTGCCATCGGACCTACTTCGCTATTAGGCATCCGATTTGTCCATGGTTTTATGGAAGGATTAATCGTTCCTGCCGCTTTTACATTTCTTGCAAATCGTGCTGAAGAGTCAAAAAGAGGTAGGAGTGTTGCAATTTCAGGTGCTTTCGTAGGAATGGCCGCGATTTTCGGTCCAGCTTATAGCGGAATTGTGGCAACGAAAACAAGTGCACCTTTCATCATGTCAGTGAATGGGATTATTATGTTCATACTTGCCATTTTCGCTTTTTTCCTTTTACGCTCATTTACATATGAGAAAAAACAACAAGGTAAATCGACAAAGCATTTCAGGGTACGGTATTTGTTCAAGCATCCAGGAATGGTCAGAGCATTTGCGGGAGCATTCTTCCTTATGTTTTCACAGGGAGTATTAGCATTGGTCCTACCTCTAAAAGTCGAAGCACTTGGCTTTGATGCTAAAACGACTGGAATGCTGCTTAGTACGTTCGGAATCGTCGCGATACTGATTTTCTTATTGCCGATCAACCGTGTTTTTGACAAGGTACGTCCAATGATCACTTTAGCTTTCGGAATTACCATGATGGGGTTGAGTATGCTTTTCCTGAGTCAGGTTACGGAGCTTTCACTTCACTATGTAGCAATGATGCTTTACGGAATCGGCTTTTCTTTCCTATTCCCATCGATTAATTCATTACTGATCGACTCATCTACCGCTGAGTTTCGAGGGAAAGCGTACGGTTATTTTTATGCATTCTTTTCGATTGGGGTCGTTGCAGGCTCAAGTTTAATCGGTTTCTTGGATCTGACATTCAAAGGTGGATTCATGCTTACAGGCATAATCCTATTGGCAGTTGCATTGTATACAATTCTTGGCATGAAAAGAAATCTGCAATTGACAGCAGAATGA